The following proteins are encoded in a genomic region of [Eubacterium] hominis:
- a CDS encoding PRD domain-containing protein, whose translation MKVIKKINNNVAVCLDNDGHELIAFGKGIGFPKTPYELTDLSKIWRTYYGINPSYLGLLNDIPEEVFELSIKIVDFAKMKIENQINSNIVFTLADHINFAIERFKKNLDIRMPFVYDIQHLYESEMQIGLFAIKLINKSMNVYLTKDEAVSIALHFINAENMQRNANDESDENKVICDITNLIEKDFEMSVNREGFNYSRFVTHLQYLMKRQETNISITSENKKLFDSMKAEYSKTYQCVSHIQTYLKDHLEWNPSEEELLYLMLHINRLCSREDCNR comes from the coding sequence ATGAAGGTTATTAAGAAAATCAATAACAATGTTGCTGTTTGTCTGGATAATGATGGTCATGAATTGATTGCTTTCGGAAAAGGAATTGGGTTTCCTAAAACCCCATATGAACTTACAGATTTGAGTAAAATCTGGCGTACTTATTATGGTATTAATCCCAGTTATTTAGGACTGTTAAATGATATACCAGAAGAGGTATTCGAGTTAAGTATTAAAATTGTAGATTTTGCAAAGATGAAAATAGAAAATCAAATTAATTCTAATATCGTATTTACTTTAGCTGATCATATCAATTTCGCGATAGAACGATTTAAGAAAAATCTTGATATAAGAATGCCGTTTGTATATGATATACAACACTTATATGAGTCGGAGATGCAAATTGGACTATTTGCGATTAAATTAATAAATAAAAGCATGAATGTTTATCTAACAAAGGATGAGGCGGTTAGTATTGCATTGCATTTTATAAATGCTGAGAATATGCAAAGAAATGCTAATGATGAATCAGATGAAAATAAAGTGATTTGTGATATCACAAATTTGATTGAAAAAGATTTTGAAATGAGTGTAAATCGAGAAGGATTTAATTATTCTAGATTTGTGACGCATCTTCAATACCTTATGAAACGACAGGAAACTAATATATCAATTACAAGTGAAAATAAAAAATTATTTGACTCGATGAAAGCCGAATATAGCAAAACGTATCAATGTGTTAGTCATATTCAAACATATCTAAAAGATCATTTAGAATGGAATCCGAGTGAAGAAGAATTATTATATTTAATGCTGCACATCAATCGATTATGCAGTAGGGAGGATTGTAACCGGTAA
- a CDS encoding sulfatase-like hydrolase/transferase — protein MAVKSNIVYFVADQLRADALAHLGNQASITPNLDQLSQEGISFSHAYCQNPVCVPSRISFLSGLYPHTTGHRTIHYLQNEGEPNILRTMKNNGYEVIWIGRNDVIPGNRTKEEFCDRYYRPFGSGDSKDIKGGEFIALQDMMKKNKKESQLKPDEPGYYSFYVGKVDLDDVNDKTVFAKYDWSCIEQALAYIEEKSKEKNHKPFFLYITLMYPHPEYMCEEPWFSSIDRKKVAKRRPSAITLEGKPSMLKEIAKKQNLSNWGEENFQEMRATYLAMVSRFDHHYGMVRDKLKECNLYDDTNIFVFSDHGDYTGDYDIAEKVQNCFDDPVVNVPLLIKPAKQYHVIPRVSNALVELVDITATIEEISGIQTEYVNFGKSLVHLFDKEEQHREAVFSEGGRIHGETWAMELGHGPSSQYWPRLSSQASEGPEHTKAIMCRMDKWKYVYRLYENDELYDLENDPQELNNLIMHSEYQEIIKNMKLKILDWMVETGDIVPDRKDIR, from the coding sequence ATGGCAGTTAAATCAAATATTGTGTATTTTGTAGCTGATCAGCTTCGAGCAGATGCTTTAGCTCATTTAGGAAATCAAGCTTCGATTACTCCTAATCTAGATCAATTAAGTCAAGAGGGGATATCATTTTCACATGCGTATTGTCAAAATCCAGTTTGTGTACCTTCTCGTATAAGTTTTTTATCGGGATTATATCCTCATACAACTGGACACAGAACAATTCATTATCTTCAAAATGAAGGAGAACCTAATATCCTGAGGACTATGAAAAATAATGGATATGAAGTTATCTGGATAGGAAGAAACGATGTGATTCCAGGGAATAGAACAAAAGAAGAATTTTGTGATCGATATTATCGGCCATTTGGATCAGGTGATTCAAAAGATATAAAAGGTGGAGAGTTTATTGCTTTACAAGATATGATGAAGAAGAATAAAAAAGAATCACAATTAAAGCCAGATGAACCAGGTTATTATTCCTTTTATGTAGGGAAAGTAGATTTAGATGATGTCAATGATAAGACTGTTTTTGCTAAATATGATTGGAGTTGCATTGAGCAGGCTTTAGCTTATATAGAAGAAAAAAGTAAAGAAAAGAATCACAAGCCCTTTTTCTTATACATAACACTTATGTATCCACATCCAGAATATATGTGTGAGGAACCATGGTTTTCAAGTATTGATCGTAAAAAAGTCGCAAAAAGAAGACCAAGTGCTATTACGCTTGAAGGAAAACCTAGTATGTTAAAGGAAATAGCTAAAAAACAAAATTTATCCAATTGGGGTGAAGAAAACTTTCAAGAAATGCGGGCAACTTATCTGGCGATGGTATCTAGATTTGATCATCATTATGGCATGGTACGAGATAAGTTAAAAGAGTGTAATTTATATGATGATACAAATATCTTTGTTTTCTCAGATCATGGAGATTATACAGGTGATTATGATATTGCGGAAAAAGTTCAGAACTGTTTCGATGATCCAGTTGTAAATGTTCCATTATTAATAAAACCAGCAAAGCAATATCATGTAATTCCCCGTGTTTCAAATGCACTTGTAGAACTTGTAGATATTACTGCAACAATTGAAGAAATATCAGGTATTCAAACAGAATATGTTAATTTTGGAAAGTCACTTGTGCATTTATTTGATAAAGAAGAACAACATCGAGAAGCAGTTTTTAGTGAGGGTGGAAGGATTCATGGAGAAACATGGGCGATGGAATTAGGACATGGTCCATCTTCACAATATTGGCCAAGGTTGTCATCTCAAGCTTCAGAAGGACCAGAACATACCAAAGCAATTATGTGTCGGATGGACAAATGGAAGTATGTATATCGTTTATATGAAAATGATGAATTATATGATTTAGAAAATGATCCACAAGAATTAAACAATTTAATAATGCATTCAGAGTATCAAGAAATTATAAAAAATATGAAGTTAAAGATATTAGATTGGATGGTAGAAACAGGAGATATAGTTCCTGACAGAAAGGATATACGTTAA
- a CDS encoding AAA family ATPase, whose translation MELKISNFAKIKEANIKLDGITVIAGENNTGKSTIGKILFSMFNSLKDIDGRIEELRNSQIEISILGWCFQYKFEKKYVIAKNILKQLVPSYDFAEVRNVIKRTLNIYEKNRKDLDVDELTEKVFILLKAPKESVRLELIRRYFYEMFHGQINPLNNSDSESIISLSIKNNPIRLKFMKNECEEYERTFEIQHKAILIDNPFIMDELNPSSKITSTTDKMIYDLVHMKSEIDDNLFTSVMAKDKLKKIFEIMNNAINGDVIQTNDGEFYYKDDSASEPLNVCNLSTGLKSFALLKLLLERGLLENRDVIIFDEPEIHLHPQWQVVYAETIMLLQKYFDLTIVVTTHSPYFLDAISLFSKKHEIDNKCNYYLSEVEEGIAKIENVNDHIDLIYQKMASPLDILNTIRYELENQEN comes from the coding sequence ATGGAGTTAAAAATTAGTAACTTTGCGAAAATCAAAGAAGCAAACATTAAATTGGATGGCATTACAGTGATTGCTGGTGAAAATAATACAGGTAAAAGCACAATAGGAAAAATATTATTTTCTATGTTTAATTCTTTAAAGGATATTGATGGGCGTATAGAAGAACTTCGCAATTCACAAATAGAAATATCAATTCTTGGATGGTGTTTTCAATACAAATTTGAAAAGAAGTACGTAATAGCAAAAAATATACTTAAACAATTAGTACCATCTTATGATTTCGCTGAAGTTAGAAATGTTATTAAAAGAACATTGAATATTTATGAAAAAAATAGAAAAGATTTAGATGTTGATGAATTAACAGAAAAAGTTTTTATTCTTTTAAAGGCGCCAAAAGAAAGTGTACGTTTAGAATTGATTCGACGCTATTTTTATGAAATGTTTCATGGACAAATCAATCCTTTAAATAATAGTGATAGTGAAAGTATTATTTCCCTGTCTATAAAGAACAATCCTATTAGATTAAAATTTATGAAAAATGAATGTGAAGAATATGAAAGAACTTTTGAAATTCAACACAAAGCCATTTTGATTGATAATCCATTTATTATGGATGAATTAAATCCATCAAGCAAAATTACATCAACTACTGATAAAATGATTTATGATTTAGTGCATATGAAAAGTGAAATAGATGATAATCTGTTTACATCAGTTATGGCAAAAGATAAATTGAAAAAAATCTTTGAAATAATGAATAACGCGATAAATGGAGATGTGATACAAACAAACGATGGAGAATTTTATTATAAAGATGATAGTGCTTCTGAACCTTTGAATGTTTGTAACCTATCAACCGGATTGAAGTCTTTTGCATTATTGAAATTATTGTTGGAAAGAGGTTTGTTAGAAAATAGAGATGTTATCATCTTTGATGAACCAGAAATACACTTACATCCACAATGGCAGGTTGTATATGCAGAAACCATTATGTTGCTGCAAAAATACTTCGATTTAACTATTGTAGTTACTACCCATAGCCCGTATTTCCTAGATGCTATTTCTTTATTCTCCAAGAAACATGAGATTGATAATAAATGCAATTATTATTTATCAGAGGTAGAAGAAGGTATTGCGAAAATAGAAAATGTGAATGATCATATCGATTTAATTTACCAAAAAATGGCCAGTCCTTTGGATATTCTGAATACAATTCGTTATGAATTAGAAAATCAGGAGAATTGA
- a CDS encoding MATE family efflux transporter produces the protein MEENKMGVMEIKKLIMTMSLPIMISMLVQALYNIVDSMFVARVSDNALAAVSLCYPIQMIIVAVACGTAVGLNALLSRYLGQKKPKEANQVALHGILLAIVNWLIFAIIGIFFSEAFLRLFSTDQEIVAMGISYMKICTIFSFGVFMQITYERIMQSTGNTVYNMIIQGVGALVNIMLDPIFIFGMLGLPAMGVTGAAIATVIGQIVAMLLGIIITQTKIKEVQIHLREFHLELRMIKDMYRIAIPAILMQSIMSFMTVFMNMILVTFSELAVSAFSIYFKLQQFVFMAVNGMNNALIPIISYNFGAKKKQRILDSIHFSLIVACVIMIAGTIIFQCFPQQLMYLFDANEEMMNIGVPALRIISLSFIFAGISLVLSAVFQSVDHANKSLMITLLRQMVLLLPIVYLLANQFGLNALWWAFPITEAAVSILAYIYLKIVKAKTIMKISQKA, from the coding sequence ATGGAAGAAAATAAAATGGGCGTTATGGAAATTAAAAAATTAATTATGACAATGTCTTTACCAATCATGATTTCTATGTTGGTTCAGGCACTTTACAACATCGTAGACAGTATGTTTGTCGCAAGGGTATCTGATAATGCACTTGCCGCAGTATCTCTGTGTTATCCAATTCAAATGATTATTGTCGCAGTGGCTTGTGGTACGGCTGTTGGATTGAATGCATTACTATCACGTTATTTAGGACAGAAAAAACCAAAAGAGGCTAATCAGGTCGCTTTACATGGTATCCTTTTAGCGATTGTTAACTGGCTGATATTTGCGATCATTGGAATTTTCTTTTCTGAGGCATTCTTAAGATTGTTCTCTACAGATCAAGAAATTGTAGCTATGGGCATTAGTTATATGAAGATTTGTACAATCTTTTCCTTTGGTGTCTTTATGCAGATCACCTATGAAAGAATTATGCAATCTACAGGAAATACAGTATACAATATGATTATTCAGGGTGTTGGCGCTTTAGTAAATATTATGCTTGACCCAATCTTTATCTTTGGTATGCTGGGACTTCCTGCAATGGGAGTTACAGGAGCTGCGATTGCGACAGTGATTGGACAGATAGTGGCAATGCTCTTGGGAATTATCATTACACAAACCAAAATCAAAGAGGTACAAATTCATTTACGTGAATTCCATTTAGAATTACGAATGATAAAAGATATGTATCGTATCGCTATACCAGCAATATTAATGCAATCCATTATGAGCTTTATGACAGTATTTATGAATATGATTCTCGTGACATTCAGTGAGCTGGCGGTTTCTGCATTCAGTATCTACTTCAAGCTTCAACAGTTTGTATTTATGGCAGTTAATGGCATGAATAATGCCTTGATTCCAATTATTTCATACAATTTTGGCGCAAAAAAGAAACAGCGTATTTTAGATTCTATTCACTTTTCTTTAATCGTCGCTTGTGTCATTATGATTGCGGGAACTATCATATTCCAATGTTTCCCACAACAGTTGATGTACCTGTTTGATGCAAACGAAGAGATGATGAATATCGGTGTACCAGCATTAAGAATTATTAGCTTATCCTTTATATTTGCAGGTATATCTTTAGTGTTGAGTGCAGTATTCCAATCCGTTGATCATGCGAATAAATCATTGATGATTACATTATTAAGACAAATGGTATTGTTGTTGCCAATTGTCTATCTATTGGCAAATCAATTTGGATTGAACGCGTTGTGGTGGGCATTTCCTATTACAGAAGCAGCTGTCAGCATACTTGCATACATATATTTAAAGATAGTAAAAGCTAAAACTATTATGAAAATTTCACAAAAAGCATAG
- a CDS encoding PadR family transcriptional regulator translates to MPLKHAILGLLNYHDMTGYDINRYFKSSIAFFWHAQTSQIYKELNNCLKENWVENDIIYQSDKPNKKVYHITEEGRLELHKWLADADLSEVMKYKNPLLIKVFFSSNIDIDQTMRMLEKYKQECSAIIDGMNEDIAKLPEFEAYAQKENESFYWGMTMTYGFMYYQNEIKWANWCIDKLKEKI, encoded by the coding sequence ATGCCGTTAAAACATGCAATTTTAGGTTTATTGAATTATCATGATATGACTGGTTATGATATTAACCGTTATTTCAAAAGCAGTATTGCTTTCTTCTGGCACGCACAAACATCACAGATCTATAAAGAATTGAATAACTGTTTGAAAGAGAACTGGGTGGAAAATGATATTATATATCAAAGTGATAAGCCGAATAAAAAAGTTTATCATATTACAGAAGAAGGCAGACTGGAGCTTCATAAATGGCTTGCGGATGCTGATTTAAGTGAGGTTATGAAATATAAAAATCCATTATTGATTAAGGTATTCTTCTCCAGTAATATTGATATTGATCAAACAATGCGAATGCTTGAAAAATATAAACAGGAATGTAGTGCCATCATTGATGGGATGAATGAGGATATCGCCAAACTGCCTGAATTTGAGGCATATGCACAGAAAGAAAATGAGTCTTTTTATTGGGGAATGACCATGACATATGGCTTTATGTATTATCAAAATGAAATAAAATGGGCAAATTGGTGTATTGATAAATTAAAAGAAAAGATTTGA
- a CDS encoding S-ribosylhomocysteine lyase, giving the protein MNKITSFCIDHDKLGKGLYVSRIDGDVITYDMRMVVPNAGVYLENAGLHTFEHLLATYVRNSKYSEQIIYVGPMGCRTGFYFLTRDTMSKEETIKLLQEAMAFISDFHDAIPGAQESKECGNYLDHNLEQANVYAKDYREVIKQWTVEDMVYPE; this is encoded by the coding sequence ATGAATAAAATAACAAGTTTTTGTATTGATCACGATAAGTTAGGAAAAGGTTTATATGTTTCACGCATTGACGGGGATGTGATAACCTATGATATGCGCATGGTGGTTCCTAATGCAGGTGTTTATTTAGAGAATGCAGGATTACATACATTTGAACATCTATTAGCTACATATGTTAGAAATTCAAAATATAGTGAACAAATCATCTATGTTGGTCCCATGGGATGTCGCACAGGGTTTTATTTTTTAACAAGAGATACGATGAGTAAAGAAGAAACGATAAAACTTCTACAGGAAGCGATGGCTTTTATCTCAGATTTCCATGACGCCATTCCAGGAGCACAGGAAAGTAAAGAATGTGGAAATTATTTAGATCATAATCTTGAACAAGCAAATGTATATGCGAAAGATTATAGGGAAGTGATAAAGCAATGGACAGTGGAAGATATGGTATATCCAGAATAA
- a CDS encoding carboxypeptidase regulatory-like domain-containing protein → MKIIKKVGICFLTLLMAFGLNSAILYAQENIQDGLNVTLETDKDSYGETDAVKAEVKVENQNDVVMKNIHIETVVPEGFTLADTSKASLDIAALNGKDSVSLTSEFKADVKQNGGMITPEDNNPSNTDNGNSTITDTNNKNENTTKVDTPKNDVDTGDHTNITFLFSLLIASGCMMAVYAVKHKKVKKATTFLLCLLMAATLLPASDIKANEQDTKGLITVEKTVKVNGKDVTIKSQVTYDKNNGEVEVTYTRGEWIQKLVDAVGYPDNASQRDEVFNDIANSEYKDAIEIAFTYGLIEKSETFQPEQPATREFAAITAVRALGYLSGEEINCKDASEITYKKEVFLAVDTGLMNLEQNNFYPKRALNEKEAKQIITKMIEIFGSTDAQGDTPEGYDFKDGVTTLDDSIEYKDENGVLTIKKTDDVKDLKEGAIIVIGYENAYKVESIKENGNNLEITYEKPELSEFLDSMNVGGQAPLDFSRFQPAEGVQVNYNSAANGIQTYGAMDDFFDVPENNVGINGSVQLSGEIDLGDNWSIDYSLETSMPTVGYKFDVDFDNFKPNVKNAYIKVQESTDLNVGFGKGTEITGPDSFICENKIEKRIKLGEVPVVGVYGVGIIVEVNLVMSAEGKFEVEYNSSGTFGVQVLNNKPRNISAIQNSISAGLSGSVTVGPQIELGAQLFGCNLISFSAEAGGKASGYIKARSTGLVCADVTLCLYAELNAFEYSVLDDWLDIGMTFTIWDENNSPLKISKHYENMQAVPECTYENGGTIEGSVADADVHTQYIKNANIEIINSENMKTAATVKTDANGKYTATVPGGTYIVKISKDGYIPFESLETVMDKNKIYLETYLMVNGDEQEIGTIGGHVTNSVTGSAIPNTKLTIRKGWNHTTGDVVKTVMTDPFGGYKVDLPLGNYTVLMENSGYVTNHINIAVTKGIHMDKHGALVPDENSEIPTGDLRIVLTWGKEPSDLDSHLIGPKAAGDGNFHIYFHNKAYKNNGVINSFLDLDDVDGSGPETTTIYKMNQNGKYSFYVHNYSNSYEHNSSAMASSGAQVKVYAGQTLIATYNVPNRSGTLWHVFDFDAKTKKLIPINTMSYQENAYDVGTDSSISTFSLEDKTELKDYEKADIQKEETNSDSEPVEPVKETETPVNDAPVQEDKTIVENQEEIKTNASDDLENSEVIDKPLDGAVASEVNE, encoded by the coding sequence ATGAAAATTATCAAGAAAGTTGGGATTTGTTTTCTTACGTTATTGATGGCTTTTGGATTAAATTCAGCTATCTTATACGCACAAGAAAACATACAAGATGGACTTAATGTCACCTTGGAAACAGATAAAGATTCCTATGGTGAAACGGATGCAGTGAAAGCAGAAGTTAAAGTTGAAAATCAAAATGATGTGGTGATGAAAAACATCCATATCGAAACGGTTGTACCAGAAGGATTTACGCTTGCAGATACAAGCAAGGCTAGCTTGGATATCGCAGCATTAAATGGGAAGGACAGCGTTTCACTTACATCAGAATTTAAAGCTGATGTGAAACAAAATGGTGGAATGATAACACCAGAAGATAACAATCCAAGCAATACGGATAACGGTAATTCTACAATTACGGATACAAATAACAAAAATGAAAATACAACAAAAGTTGATACACCAAAAAATGATGTAGATACAGGTGATCACACCAATATCACGTTCTTATTTTCATTATTGATCGCAAGTGGATGTATGATGGCTGTTTATGCTGTTAAACATAAGAAAGTGAAAAAGGCAACTACCTTCTTATTATGCTTATTGATGGCTGCAACATTGTTACCTGCTTCTGATATCAAAGCAAATGAGCAGGATACAAAAGGTTTGATCACAGTTGAGAAAACCGTCAAGGTAAATGGAAAAGATGTTACAATAAAATCTCAAGTAACGTATGATAAAAACAATGGTGAAGTTGAAGTCACTTATACCAGAGGAGAATGGATTCAAAAGCTTGTAGATGCAGTCGGTTATCCTGATAACGCATCACAGCGTGATGAAGTATTTAATGATATCGCAAATAGCGAATATAAGGATGCCATTGAAATAGCATTTACATATGGCTTGATCGAAAAAAGTGAAACATTCCAGCCTGAACAACCAGCCACAAGAGAGTTTGCGGCTATTACAGCCGTTCGTGCGTTAGGTTATTTATCAGGTGAAGAAATTAATTGTAAAGATGCATCAGAAATTACATATAAGAAAGAAGTTTTCTTAGCAGTAGATACTGGCTTGATGAATCTTGAACAAAATAACTTTTATCCAAAACGTGCATTAAATGAAAAAGAGGCAAAACAGATTATTACTAAAATGATTGAAATTTTTGGTTCAACAGATGCGCAAGGAGATACACCTGAAGGATATGATTTTAAAGATGGTGTAACTACTCTGGATGATTCTATTGAGTATAAAGATGAAAATGGTGTTCTGACTATCAAAAAAACAGATGATGTGAAAGATTTAAAAGAAGGCGCTATTATCGTCATTGGATATGAAAATGCCTATAAGGTGGAAAGTATCAAAGAAAATGGAAACAATTTAGAAATCACATATGAAAAACCTGAATTAAGCGAATTCTTAGATTCAATGAATGTAGGTGGTCAGGCACCATTAGATTTCTCAAGATTTCAACCGGCTGAAGGTGTCCAAGTAAATTACAATAGTGCCGCAAATGGTATTCAGACATATGGCGCAATGGATGATTTCTTTGATGTACCAGAAAATAATGTTGGCATCAATGGTTCTGTACAATTAAGTGGAGAAATAGATTTAGGTGATAACTGGAGTATCGATTATTCATTAGAAACTTCCATGCCAACAGTAGGATATAAATTTGATGTTGATTTTGATAACTTCAAACCAAATGTAAAAAATGCATATATCAAAGTACAAGAATCAACGGATTTAAATGTAGGCTTTGGAAAGGGTACAGAAATAACTGGACCAGACAGTTTTATTTGTGAAAACAAAATAGAAAAACGAATTAAATTAGGTGAAGTTCCAGTTGTAGGTGTATATGGCGTAGGCATCATTGTAGAAGTAAATCTTGTAATGAGTGCAGAAGGCAAATTTGAAGTTGAATATAACTCATCAGGAACATTTGGTGTACAGGTACTTAATAACAAGCCAAGAAATATTTCCGCAATACAAAATTCTATCTCTGCAGGATTATCTGGTTCCGTTACAGTAGGACCTCAGATAGAGCTTGGCGCACAATTATTTGGATGTAATTTAATCAGTTTCTCTGCAGAAGCTGGTGGAAAAGCCAGTGGCTACATAAAAGCTAGATCAACAGGTCTAGTGTGTGCAGATGTAACTTTATGTTTATATGCAGAATTAAATGCATTTGAATATTCAGTTCTTGATGATTGGCTGGATATTGGTATGACATTCACAATTTGGGATGAAAATAACAGTCCATTAAAGATATCAAAGCATTATGAAAATATGCAGGCTGTTCCTGAATGTACATATGAAAATGGTGGTACTATAGAAGGCAGCGTCGCAGATGCAGATGTTCATACCCAATATATTAAAAATGCGAATATTGAAATTATTAATAGCGAAAATATGAAAACAGCAGCTACTGTCAAAACAGATGCAAATGGTAAATATACAGCCACTGTACCAGGTGGAACCTATATCGTGAAGATTTCAAAAGATGGATATATTCCATTTGAAAGTTTAGAAACTGTTATGGATAAAAATAAGATTTATCTGGAAACGTATTTAATGGTAAATGGTGATGAACAAGAGATTGGTACTATTGGTGGTCATGTAACAAATTCAGTTACAGGTAGCGCAATTCCGAATACGAAATTGACGATCAGAAAAGGCTGGAATCATACAACTGGAGATGTAGTAAAAACAGTAATGACAGATCCATTTGGTGGTTATAAAGTCGATTTACCATTAGGCAACTATACAGTTTTAATGGAAAATTCAGGTTATGTCACAAACCATATCAATATCGCAGTCACAAAAGGTATACATATGGATAAACATGGTGCTTTAGTACCTGATGAAAATAGTGAGATACCAACAGGTGACTTACGAATTGTGTTGACTTGGGGAAAGGAACCAAGCGATTTAGATTCTCATTTAATAGGGCCCAAAGCAGCTGGTGATGGTAATTTCCATATCTATTTCCATAATAAAGCATATAAAAATAATGGTGTGATAAATTCTTTCTTAGACCTAGATGATGTGGATGGATCTGGACCTGAAACAACTACGATTTATAAAATGAATCAGAATGGTAAATACAGTTTCTATGTACATAACTATTCAAATTCATATGAACATAATTCTAGTGCAATGGCAAGTTCAGGAGCACAGGTAAAAGTTTATGCTGGACAAACATTAATTGCGACATACAATGTACCAAACAGAAGTGGAACTTTATGGCATGTGTTTGATTTTGATGCTAAAACCAAGAAACTGATTCCAATCAACACCATGTCTTATCAAGAAAACGCGTATGATGTTGGTACAGATTCTAGCATTAGCACATTCAGCCTTGAAGATAAAACAGAGTTAAAAGATTATGAAAAAGCAGATATTCAGAAAGAAGAAACAAACTCTGACAGTGAACCAGTTGAACCTGTAAAAGAAACAGAAACACCTGTAAACGATGCTCCTGTACAGGAAGATAAAACGATTGTAGAAAATCAAGAAGAAATAAAAACAAATGCTTCTGATGATTTAGAAAACAGTGAAGTGATAGATAAACCACTAGATGGTGCTGTGGCAAGTGAAGTAAATGAATGA
- a CDS encoding PTS glucose transporter subunit IIA, whose protein sequence is MFQIFKKKEPVVLYAPVTGTSVALENVPDQVFAQKMMGDGIAFMPETDTICAPCNGKITMVAHTLHAVGITADNGAEILIHIGLDTVSLNGKGFTALVNVGDKVKKGTPLIQIDMAFMKEQQMVLTTPMVVTNTSEFSMVIEEAGSHVIMGENKVITFQ, encoded by the coding sequence ATGTTTCAAATATTCAAAAAGAAAGAACCAGTAGTACTATATGCCCCAGTGACAGGCACAAGTGTTGCTTTAGAAAATGTTCCAGATCAAGTGTTTGCCCAAAAAATGATGGGTGATGGTATCGCTTTTATGCCAGAAACGGATACAATTTGTGCACCTTGTAATGGAAAAATTACTATGGTCGCACATACATTGCATGCCGTGGGTATCACCGCAGATAATGGTGCAGAAATTTTAATCCATATCGGTTTAGATACAGTAAGTTTAAATGGTAAAGGATTTACAGCACTAGTAAATGTTGGAGATAAAGTTAAGAAAGGAACGCCACTGATACAGATAGATATGGCATTTATGAAAGAACAGCAGATGGTATTAACAACGCCAATGGTTGTAACAAATACAAGTGAATTTTCCATGGTTATCGAAGAAGCAGGAAGTCATGTTATAATGGGGGAGAACAAGGTTATTACATTTCAATAA